The proteins below come from a single Plantactinospora sp. KBS50 genomic window:
- a CDS encoding type I polyketide synthase — protein sequence MITTLHNAGVTTYLELGPDNTLSALTTACLPHDTTATITTAHLGHHTHATLHNAGHPTTWTTNTTTAGRHTELPTYPFQGERFWIRRQPNSAALGLASTGHPLVEAALPLADDDGWLLTGRLSLRAHRWLADHAVHGTVVLPGTALVELAVYAADRAGCPGVRELTLQSPLVIPERGTVRLQTTVGGPDERGRRPFSVHSRPDGADTAWTAHATGTLAGPADGTGDDPGELAEWPPAGAVPVDTEPLYPRLAAAGYGYGPAFQGLRAAWRDGDDVYAEVALPDEQHPDAERFTLHPALLDAALHATAAAAADLDRAELPFAWSDVRVFAAGATSLRVRLRPAPGGTCVLVADESGAPVAAVAALATRPVSAEQLAVAAPRTGGTLYRLGWTPLSGPVDAGAVEPVAVLGDGPVGPGLVGYPGLAELAGDDGRPAVVLAAVPAGRHPTDHEPVRAALRLVQDWLAEDRLAGTRLVLVTRGAVATRTGEDVLDLAAAAVWGLARTARNEHADRIHLLDTDGADLSADVLRRLVAGVEPELAVRGDLCSVPRLAPAETAEVPGVGLGPDSTVLITGGTGALATHLARHLVTHHGIRKLILTSRRGPHAPGATQLHTELTNHGAHITITPCDTTNPQTLTTLINNHQPTHIIHTAATLHDTLITNLTPQQLHTVLTTKADTAWHLHQLTKNHPHTTLITYSSIAGTLGNPGQANYAAANTYLDALAQHRHTQGLPTLSLAWGPWATDDGMAADNGRGRPDRGVVPLNVEKGLALFDAALRSAAGPVLVPAKLDLAKLAELEPVPAALRGLVRVRARRAVAGAGLRLAGLTGTERRAALLDLVRGRVAAVLGHGSAASVDPARAFQDLGFDSLTAIELRNQVGSATGLRLPATLVFDYPTTDALVGYLMTELGGGRETTAVRAATAVDGDPIAIVGMACRYPGGVSTPAQLWERLAAGADGVAAFPTGRGWDLDTLFDPDPDAAGKSYVREGGFLYDADHFDADFFGISPREAVAIDPQQRLLLETSWEAFEAAGIDPAALRGTSTGVFAGVMYGDYGARLYGQVPDGMEGYLGTGSAYSVASGRVAYTFGLEGPAVTVDTACSSSLVAMHLAGQALRAGECDLALAGGVTVMSTPGTFIEFSRQRGLARDGRCKSFAAAADGVGWGEGAGMLVLERLSDARRNGHPILAVVRGSAVNQDGASNGLTAPNGPSQQRVIRQALANARVEPADVDAVEAHGTGTTLGDPIEAQALLATYGQNRPANQPLWLGSIKSNIGHTQAAAGAAGIIKMILAMRHHQLPQTLHIDEPSPHIDWTTGEVTLLTQPQPWQRNGHPRRAGVSSFGISGTNAHIIIEEPPAPAPAPSGEDSAAPLPWLLSAKTPAALTELATRLATVVPDRNNDDVAHTLARRAQHTHRAVILADHHDALAALAADTPHPSLVRGTARPVGKIAFLCTGQGSQHPNMTNHHDDPVFIAALDTVCAELDKHLDRPLRQVMSDPDLINETRYTQPALFALHVAQHALVTSWGITPDYLTGHSIGELSAAHLAGVLSLADAALLVTTRGRLMQTATPDGLMTAIEATETELAPMLDPKLVSIAGLNSPTNTVISGHPDTVTQIADHWAKLGRRTKKLTTSHAFHSPHMDPILAEFQAIAESVTYHPARIPVISNQTGDVAPTTDATYWTRHIRNTVRYTDMITTLNAAGVTTYLELGPDNTLTTLTTACLPDDHQSTIVPTNEPARTRAHLHVHGHRLTTPTYPGRHTDLPTYPFQRQPYWLHPPAARNSPDGLGQTATGHPLVQAEVELPDGGRVFTGRISLSALPWLADHAVQDLVLLPGAAFAELALHVADQVGAAGVAELALHAPLVLPERGGVQLRVTVERPGDDGARSLAVHSRDDRAAPGTDWIQHVTGTLTEVVPVAAAMPFAAGEWPPAGAVPVDVAGIYDRLGRSGLHYGPAFQGLRSVWRAGESLLAEVELPAEAATAGFGLHPALLDAALHPAADDGGQALRLPFAWRAVTLHAAGAGTVRVRLSPDGPDAISLAVADESGAPVASVGSLATRPVSTAQLAALRPGGQNLRYRLDWSPAGPSTPAPAVAHLGTTPDGTPDPAAIADSVPVPEAVLAMVPRGRGAADHEPVRWALRLVREWLADERLAGSRLVFVTRGAVAAEPGADVTDLPGAAVWGLIRSAQNEHPDRFVLLDLDPAGPAELADVAPESLARAACGAEPQLALRAGALLAPRLAPAPAGPETAGGPAADPDGTQGPDGAQGPDGARAAVLDPDGARAAVLDPDGTVLITGGTGALGAMLARHLVGTHGITRLLLTSRRGPKAPGAAALRAELRGLGAQVKIVACDLADREQAAALLRSVPARRPLTAVFHTAGVLDDGVVESLTPDRLDAVLAPKLDAAHHLHELTADRPPAAFVLYSSVAGVLGSPGQANYAAANAYLDALAAHRRAHGLPAVALAWGLWAADGGMGGDAEAGRAARGGLLPLAAEQGLAVLDAALAGTPPALVAARFDLAAGAAGGFVPAVLRGLVRVPTRRAATPSVPLEQRLAGLAGPARDRLVLDLVRTEVAGVLGHADPSAIDAGRGFLDLGFDSLTAVELRNRLAAATGLRLPATTLFDYPTPAGLATQLRVEAEARGGTPTERDAETELRERIAAIPLARFREAGLLELVLSLENQPAGPAGEPGGDRGDDIDAADIDDLVQMALARAEDRTS from the coding sequence ATGATCACCACCCTGCACAACGCGGGCGTCACCACCTACCTGGAACTCGGACCCGACAACACCCTCAGCGCACTCACCACCGCCTGCCTCCCCCACGACACCACCGCCACCATCACCACCGCCCACCTCGGCCACCACACCCACGCCACCCTCCACAACGCCGGACACCCGACCACCTGGACCACCAACACCACCACCGCCGGCCGGCACACCGAACTACCCACCTACCCGTTCCAGGGCGAGCGGTTCTGGATCCGTCGGCAGCCCAACTCCGCGGCCCTCGGCCTGGCCAGCACCGGTCATCCGCTGGTCGAGGCCGCCCTCCCGCTGGCCGACGACGACGGCTGGCTGCTCACCGGCCGCCTCTCGCTGCGCGCCCACCGCTGGCTGGCCGACCACGCCGTGCACGGCACGGTCGTGCTGCCGGGGACCGCGCTGGTCGAGCTGGCCGTGTACGCCGCGGACCGGGCGGGCTGCCCGGGCGTGCGGGAGCTGACGCTGCAATCGCCGCTGGTCATCCCCGAGCGGGGCACGGTGCGGTTGCAGACGACCGTCGGCGGCCCCGACGAGCGGGGACGGCGGCCGTTCTCCGTCCACTCCCGCCCGGACGGCGCCGACACGGCCTGGACCGCGCACGCGACCGGCACCCTGGCCGGACCGGCCGACGGCACCGGCGACGACCCGGGTGAGCTGGCCGAGTGGCCTCCCGCGGGGGCGGTCCCGGTGGACACCGAGCCGCTCTACCCGCGGCTGGCCGCGGCCGGCTACGGCTACGGCCCCGCCTTCCAGGGGTTGCGCGCCGCCTGGCGGGACGGCGACGACGTGTACGCCGAGGTCGCTCTCCCCGACGAGCAGCACCCGGACGCCGAACGGTTCACCCTGCACCCGGCGCTGCTGGACGCCGCCCTGCACGCCACCGCAGCCGCCGCGGCGGACCTGGACCGGGCCGAGTTGCCGTTCGCCTGGTCGGACGTGCGGGTCTTCGCCGCCGGCGCGACCAGCCTGCGGGTCCGGCTACGGCCGGCCCCGGGTGGCACCTGCGTGCTGGTGGCGGACGAGTCCGGTGCTCCGGTGGCGGCCGTTGCCGCGCTCGCCACCCGCCCGGTCAGTGCCGAGCAGCTGGCGGTGGCCGCGCCCCGGACCGGTGGCACGCTCTACCGGCTGGGTTGGACGCCGCTGAGCGGCCCGGTGGATGCCGGCGCGGTCGAGCCGGTCGCCGTGCTGGGCGACGGCCCGGTCGGGCCGGGCCTGGTCGGCTACCCCGGCCTGGCCGAACTCGCGGGCGACGACGGCCGCCCGGCCGTGGTGCTCGCCGCGGTGCCGGCCGGCCGCCACCCGACCGATCACGAACCGGTACGCGCGGCGCTGCGGCTGGTGCAGGACTGGCTGGCCGAGGACCGGCTGGCCGGTACCCGGTTGGTGCTCGTCACCCGGGGCGCGGTGGCCACCCGTACCGGCGAAGACGTCCTCGATCTCGCGGCGGCCGCCGTCTGGGGTCTGGCCCGGACCGCCCGGAACGAGCACGCCGACCGGATCCACCTGCTTGACACCGACGGCGCCGACCTCTCGGCCGATGTGCTCCGGCGGCTGGTCGCCGGCGTCGAGCCGGAGCTGGCGGTCCGCGGCGACCTGTGCAGCGTCCCGCGCCTGGCTCCGGCCGAGACGGCGGAGGTGCCCGGCGTCGGGCTGGGCCCGGACAGCACGGTACTGATCACCGGCGGCACCGGCGCCCTCGCCACACACCTCGCCCGCCACCTCGTCACCCACCACGGCATCCGCAAACTCATCCTCACCAGCCGACGCGGACCACACGCCCCCGGCGCCACCCAACTCCACACCGAACTCACCAACCACGGCGCCCACATCACCATCACCCCCTGCGACACCACCAACCCCCAAACCCTCACCACCCTCATCAACAACCACCAACCCACCCACATCATCCACACCGCCGCCACCCTCCACGACACCCTCATCACCAACCTCACCCCCCAACAACTCCACACCGTCCTAACCACCAAAGCCGACACCGCCTGGCACCTCCACCAACTCACCAAAAACCACCCCCACACCACCCTCATCACCTACTCCTCCATCGCCGGCACCCTCGGCAACCCCGGACAAGCCAACTACGCCGCCGCCAACACCTACCTCGACGCCCTCGCCCAACACCGCCACACCCAAGGCCTACCCACCCTCTCCCTCGCCTGGGGTCCGTGGGCCACGGATGACGGGATGGCGGCCGACAACGGGCGGGGCCGACCGGATCGGGGCGTCGTCCCGCTCAACGTCGAGAAGGGACTCGCGCTCTTCGACGCGGCGCTGCGCTCGGCGGCCGGGCCGGTCCTCGTACCCGCCAAGCTTGATCTCGCAAAGCTCGCCGAGCTGGAGCCGGTCCCGGCGGCGCTCCGCGGCCTGGTCCGGGTCCGGGCGCGACGCGCGGTCGCCGGCGCCGGGCTGCGCCTGGCCGGGCTGACCGGGACCGAGCGGCGCGCGGCGCTGCTCGACCTGGTCCGTGGCCGGGTCGCCGCGGTGCTCGGGCACGGCTCGGCCGCCTCGGTCGACCCCGCCCGCGCCTTCCAGGACCTCGGCTTCGACTCGCTGACCGCGATCGAGCTGCGCAACCAGGTCGGCTCGGCCACCGGGCTGCGACTGCCGGCCACGCTGGTCTTCGACTACCCGACCACGGACGCCCTGGTCGGATACCTGATGACCGAACTCGGCGGCGGCCGGGAAACCACCGCGGTCCGGGCCGCGACGGCGGTCGACGGTGACCCGATCGCGATCGTCGGCATGGCCTGCCGCTATCCCGGCGGCGTGAGCACGCCGGCGCAACTGTGGGAGCGGCTCGCGGCCGGCGCCGACGGAGTCGCGGCGTTCCCCACCGGCCGGGGTTGGGACCTCGACACCCTCTTCGACCCGGATCCGGACGCGGCCGGCAAGTCCTACGTCCGGGAGGGCGGCTTCCTCTACGACGCGGACCACTTCGACGCCGACTTCTTCGGGATCAGCCCGCGGGAGGCGGTGGCCATCGACCCGCAGCAGCGGCTGCTGCTGGAAACCTCGTGGGAGGCGTTCGAGGCGGCCGGCATCGACCCCGCGGCGCTGCGCGGCACCAGCACCGGCGTCTTCGCCGGGGTGATGTACGGCGACTACGGCGCCCGGCTCTACGGGCAGGTGCCGGACGGGATGGAGGGTTATCTCGGCACCGGCAGCGCGTACAGCGTGGCGTCCGGCCGGGTGGCGTACACGTTCGGTCTGGAGGGTCCGGCGGTCACCGTCGACACGGCCTGCTCGTCGTCGCTCGTCGCCATGCACCTGGCCGGCCAGGCCCTGCGCGCCGGCGAGTGCGACCTCGCGCTCGCGGGCGGGGTGACGGTGATGTCGACGCCGGGCACGTTCATCGAGTTCAGCCGGCAGCGCGGGCTGGCCCGGGACGGCAGGTGCAAGTCGTTCGCGGCGGCGGCCGACGGGGTCGGCTGGGGCGAGGGCGCCGGCATGCTCGTCCTGGAACGGCTCTCCGACGCCCGGCGCAACGGGCATCCGATCCTCGCCGTGGTGCGCGGGTCGGCGGTCAACCAGGACGGCGCCAGCAACGGCCTCACCGCCCCCAACGGACCGTCCCAACAACGCGTCATCCGGCAGGCCCTCGCCAACGCCCGGGTCGAACCCGCCGACGTGGACGCCGTCGAGGCGCACGGCACCGGCACCACGTTGGGCGACCCGATCGAAGCCCAGGCACTACTGGCCACCTACGGCCAGAACCGACCAGCGAACCAACCACTCTGGCTCGGCTCCATCAAGTCCAACATCGGCCACACCCAGGCCGCCGCCGGCGCCGCCGGAATCATCAAGATGATCCTCGCCATGCGGCACCACCAACTGCCGCAGACCCTGCACATCGACGAACCCTCCCCACACATCGACTGGACAACCGGCGAAGTCACCCTGCTCACCCAGCCCCAACCCTGGCAACGCAACGGCCACCCACGCCGCGCCGGGGTGTCCTCGTTCGGCATCAGCGGCACCAACGCACACATCATCATCGAAGAACCACCCGCCCCCGCCCCGGCGCCGTCCGGGGAGGACTCCGCCGCGCCGCTGCCCTGGCTGCTGTCCGCGAAGACCCCCGCCGCGCTCACCGAACTGGCCACCCGACTCGCCACCGTCGTCCCCGACCGCAACAACGACGACGTCGCCCACACCCTCGCCCGCCGTGCCCAACACACCCACCGCGCGGTGATCCTCGCCGACCACCACGACGCCCTGGCGGCTCTGGCCGCCGACACTCCACACCCGTCCCTGGTACGCGGCACCGCCCGACCCGTCGGGAAGATCGCCTTCCTCTGCACCGGCCAGGGCAGCCAACACCCCAACATGACCAACCACCACGACGACCCCGTCTTCATCGCCGCCCTGGACACCGTCTGCGCCGAACTCGACAAACACCTCGACCGGCCCTTGCGCCAGGTCATGTCCGACCCCGACCTGATCAACGAAACCCGCTACACCCAGCCGGCGCTGTTCGCCCTGCACGTCGCGCAGCATGCCCTGGTCACCAGCTGGGGAATCACCCCCGACTACCTCACCGGACACTCCATCGGCGAACTCTCCGCCGCACACCTCGCCGGCGTGCTTTCGCTGGCCGACGCCGCGCTGCTGGTCACCACCCGCGGACGACTCATGCAAACAGCCACCCCCGACGGCCTCATGACCGCCATCGAAGCCACCGAAACCGAACTCGCCCCCATGCTCGACCCGAAACTGGTCAGCATCGCCGGACTCAACTCCCCCACCAACACCGTCATCTCCGGCCACCCCGACACCGTCACCCAGATCGCCGACCACTGGGCCAAACTCGGACGGCGAACGAAGAAGCTCACCACCTCACACGCCTTCCACTCCCCCCACATGGACCCCATCCTGGCCGAATTCCAGGCCATCGCGGAAAGCGTCACCTACCACCCGGCACGGATCCCGGTCATCTCCAACCAGACCGGCGACGTAGCCCCCACCACCGACGCCACCTACTGGACCCGACACATCCGCAACACCGTCCGCTACACCGACATGATCACCACCCTCAACGCGGCCGGCGTCACCACCTACCTGGAACTCGGACCCGACAACACCCTCACCACCCTCACCACCGCCTGCCTCCCCGACGACCACCAGTCCACCATCGTCCCCACCAACGAACCCGCACGCACCCGCGCCCACCTGCACGTCCACGGACACCGCCTGACCACCCCCACCTACCCCGGCCGGCACACCGACCTCCCCACCTACCCCTTCCAACGCCAGCCGTACTGGCTGCACCCGCCCGCGGCGCGCAACAGCCCGGACGGCCTCGGCCAGACCGCGACCGGTCACCCGCTGGTGCAGGCCGAGGTCGAGCTTCCGGACGGGGGCCGCGTCTTCACCGGCCGGATCTCGCTGTCGGCCCTGCCGTGGCTGGCCGACCACGCCGTACAGGATCTGGTCCTGCTGCCCGGCGCGGCCTTCGCCGAGCTGGCCCTGCACGTCGCCGACCAGGTCGGCGCCGCCGGGGTCGCCGAGCTGGCCCTGCACGCGCCCCTGGTGCTGCCCGAGCGGGGCGGCGTACAGCTGCGGGTGACGGTCGAGCGCCCCGGCGACGACGGCGCCCGGTCGCTGGCCGTGCACTCCCGGGACGACCGGGCGGCGCCCGGCACGGACTGGATCCAGCACGTCACCGGCACCCTCACCGAGGTTGTCCCGGTCGCCGCGGCGATGCCGTTCGCGGCCGGTGAGTGGCCCCCGGCCGGGGCCGTACCGGTCGACGTGGCCGGGATCTACGACCGGCTCGGCCGGTCCGGGCTGCACTACGGCCCGGCGTTCCAGGGGCTGCGGTCGGTGTGGCGGGCCGGCGAGTCGCTGCTCGCCGAGGTGGAACTTCCGGCCGAGGCGGCCACCGCCGGTTTCGGCCTGCACCCGGCGCTGCTGGACGCCGCCCTGCACCCGGCCGCCGACGACGGCGGCCAGGCGCTGCGGCTGCCCTTCGCCTGGCGCGCGGTGACGCTGCACGCCGCCGGGGCCGGCACGGTGCGGGTACGGCTCAGCCCGGACGGCCCGGACGCGATCTCGCTGGCCGTCGCGGACGAGAGCGGCGCGCCCGTCGCGTCGGTCGGATCGCTGGCCACCCGGCCGGTGTCGACCGCGCAACTGGCCGCCCTCCGGCCGGGTGGGCAGAACCTGCGCTACCGGTTGGACTGGTCGCCCGCCGGCCCGTCGACCCCGGCACCGGCCGTCGCCCACCTCGGCACGACGCCGGACGGAACCCCCGATCCGGCCGCGATCGCCGACTCGGTCCCGGTCCCGGAGGCGGTGCTGGCCATGGTGCCGCGCGGGCGCGGTGCGGCCGACCACGAGCCGGTGCGCTGGGCGCTGCGGCTGGTGCGGGAATGGCTGGCGGACGAGCGTTTGGCCGGCAGCCGGCTGGTGTTCGTGACCCGGGGCGCGGTCGCCGCCGAGCCCGGCGCCGACGTCACCGACCTGCCCGGCGCGGCCGTCTGGGGGCTGATCCGGTCCGCCCAGAACGAGCACCCCGACCGGTTCGTGCTGCTGGATCTCGACCCCGCCGGTCCGGCCGAGCTTGCCGACGTGGCGCCGGAATCGCTGGCCCGCGCGGCCTGCGGCGCGGAACCGCAGCTTGCCCTGCGGGCCGGCGCGCTGCTGGCGCCCCGGCTGGCGCCGGCACCCGCCGGACCGGAAACCGCCGGGGGACCGGCCGCCGACCCGGACGGTACCCAGGGCCCGGACGGCGCCCAGGGCCCGGACGGCGCGCGGGCCGCGGTCCTCGACCCGGACGGCGCGCGGGCCGCGGTCCTCGACCCGGACGGCACCGTCCTGATCACCGGCGGCACCGGCGCGCTCGGCGCGATGCTCGCCCGCCACCTGGTCGGCACGCACGGGATCACCCGGCTGCTGCTGACCAGCCGCCGAGGGCCGAAGGCTCCCGGCGCGGCGGCCCTGCGCGCCGAACTGCGCGGCCTCGGCGCCCAGGTCAAGATCGTCGCCTGCGACCTGGCCGACCGGGAGCAGGCCGCGGCGCTGCTGCGCTCGGTGCCGGCCCGGCGCCCGCTGACCGCGGTGTTCCACACGGCCGGCGTCCTCGACGACGGCGTGGTCGAGTCGCTCACCCCGGACCGCCTGGACGCGGTGCTGGCGCCGAAGCTGGACGCCGCCCACCACCTGCACGAGCTGACCGCCGACCGGCCACCCGCCGCGTTCGTGCTCTACTCCTCGGTCGCCGGTGTGCTGGGCAGCCCCGGCCAGGCGAACTACGCGGCCGCCAACGCCTACCTGGACGCGCTCGCCGCGCACCGCCGGGCGCACGGGCTGCCCGCCGTCGCCCTGGCCTGGGGGCTGTGGGCGGCCGACGGCGGCATGGGCGGGGACGCCGAGGCCGGCCGGGCGGCGCGCGGCGGTCTGCTGCCGCTCGCCGCCGAGCAGGGGCTGGCGGTGCTCGACGCGGCCCTGGCCGGTACGCCGCCGGCCCTGGTGGCGGCCCGCTTCGACCTGGCCGCCGGCGCGGCCGGCGGGTTCGTTCCGGCCGTGCTGCGCGGTCTGGTCCGGGTCCCGACCCGCCGGGCGGCCACCCCGTCGGTGCCGCTCGAACAGCGGCTGGCCGGGTTGGCCGGGCCGGCTCGGGACCGGCTGGTGCTGGACCTGGTCCGGACCGAGGTCGCCGGGGTACTCGGGCACGCGGACCCGTCGGCCATCGACGCCGGTCGGGGCTTCCTGGACCTGGGCTTCGACTCGCTCACCGCCGTCGAGCTGCGCAACCGGCTGGCCGCGGCGACCGGGCTGCGCCTGCCGGCCACCACGCTGTTCGACTACCCGACACCGGCCGGACTCGCCACCCAACTGCGGGTGGAGGCGGAGGCCCGGGGTGGCACGCCCACCGAACGGGACGCGGAGACCGAGCTGCGGGAGCGGATCGCGGCGATCCCGCTGGCCCGGTTCCGCGAGGCCGGCCTGCTGGAACTGGTGCTGAGCCTGGAGAACCAGCCGGCCGGGCCGGCCGGCGAGCCCGGCGGCGACCGCGGGGACGACATCGACGCCGCCGACATCGACGACCTCGTGCAGATGGCGCTGGCCCGCGCCGAGGACCGGACCAGCTGA
- a CDS encoding type I polyketide synthase → MAAGLAEADAQRMRRGGLLPMAPDEALALFDAALADPAATLVPARLDPAALRRLAGSPDVPPLLRGLVRPAPRRAASSATGRGGSALARRLAGPDRLGALLGLVREHVAAVAGHPSADAVDPGRTFQDLGFDSLTAVELRNRLTADTELRLPATLIFDYPTPQALAGYLLTHIAPVAAGAADTASPAPAAVATGEPVAIVAMACRFPGEADNPERMWRLLAEGADTIGEFPDGRGWDLDDLFDPDPDAPGKCYAREGGFVHDAARFDADFFGISPREATATDPQQRLLLETTWEAFEAAGIAPATLRGTSTGVFAGVVAQQYGAEAPLEIEGYSITGTTTSVASGRIAYTFGLEGPAVTVDTACSSSLVAIHLAAQALRGGECDLALAGGATVMANPTVFTEFSRQRGLARDGRCKSFAAAADGVGWGEGAGMLVLERLSDARRNGHPILAVIRGSAVNQDGASNGLTAPNGPSQQRVIRQALANARLETSDVDAVEAHGTGTTLGDPIEAQALLATYGQDRVENRPLWLGSVKSNIGHTQAAAGVASVIKMILAMRHRQLPQTLHVDEPSPHVDWSAGNITLLTEPQPWQRNGHPRRAGVSSFGISGTNAHIILEEPPAADEDESRSEQAGPQSGSAGTESDGMDSDGPEPVGAPAPWLLSAKTPAALTELATRLATVVPDRNSDDVAHTLARRAQHPHRAVILADHHDALNALAAGDQHPSLVRGTARPAGKIAFLCTGQGSQHPNMTNHHDDPVFIAALDTVCAELDKHLDRPLRQVMSDPVLINETRYTQPALFALHIAQHALVTSWGITPDYLTGHSIGELSAAHLAGILSLADAALLVTTRGRLMQTATPDGLMTAIEATETELAPMLDPDKVSIAGLNSPTSTVISGDPTAVTAIADHWTKLGRRTKKLTTSHAFHSPHMDPILAEFQAIAESVTYHPATPRSSPTRPAT, encoded by the coding sequence ATGGCCGCCGGGCTGGCCGAGGCCGACGCGCAGCGGATGCGTCGCGGCGGCCTGCTGCCGATGGCCCCGGACGAGGCGCTGGCGCTGTTCGACGCCGCGCTCGCCGACCCCGCCGCGACGCTGGTCCCGGCCCGCCTCGACCCGGCCGCGCTGCGCCGCCTCGCCGGAAGCCCGGACGTGCCGCCGCTGCTGCGCGGGCTGGTCCGGCCCGCGCCTCGGCGAGCCGCCAGCTCGGCGACCGGCCGGGGCGGATCGGCGCTGGCCCGCCGGCTGGCCGGACCGGACCGGCTCGGCGCACTGCTCGGCCTGGTCCGCGAGCACGTCGCCGCGGTCGCCGGGCACCCGTCCGCGGACGCCGTCGACCCGGGCCGCACCTTCCAGGACCTCGGTTTCGACTCGCTGACCGCGGTCGAGCTGCGTAACCGGCTCACCGCCGACACCGAGCTGCGGCTGCCGGCCACGCTGATCTTCGACTATCCGACGCCGCAGGCGCTGGCCGGCTACCTGCTCACGCACATCGCACCGGTGGCCGCCGGAGCGGCCGACACGGCCTCACCCGCGCCGGCGGCCGTCGCCACCGGCGAGCCGGTCGCGATCGTGGCGATGGCCTGCCGGTTCCCCGGCGAGGCGGACAACCCGGAACGGATGTGGCGGCTGCTGGCCGAGGGCGCCGACACGATCGGCGAGTTCCCCGACGGGCGCGGCTGGGACCTCGACGACCTGTTCGACCCGGACCCGGACGCGCCGGGCAAGTGCTACGCCCGGGAGGGCGGCTTCGTCCACGACGCGGCCCGCTTCGACGCCGACTTCTTCGGCATCAGCCCCCGCGAGGCCACGGCGACCGACCCGCAGCAGCGGCTGCTGCTGGAGACCACCTGGGAGGCGTTCGAGGCGGCCGGCATCGCCCCGGCGACGCTGCGCGGCACCAGCACCGGCGTCTTCGCCGGCGTCGTGGCCCAGCAGTACGGCGCCGAGGCGCCGCTGGAGATCGAGGGCTACAGCATCACCGGTACGACCACAAGCGTCGCGTCCGGCCGGATCGCCTACACCTTCGGCCTGGAGGGTCCGGCGGTCACCGTCGACACGGCCTGCTCGTCCTCCCTGGTCGCGATCCACCTGGCGGCGCAGGCGCTGCGCGGCGGGGAGTGCGACCTGGCCCTGGCCGGTGGCGCCACGGTGATGGCGAACCCGACCGTGTTCACCGAGTTCAGCCGGCAGCGCGGGCTGGCCCGGGACGGCCGGTGCAAGTCGTTCGCGGCGGCGGCCGACGGGGTCGGCTGGGGCGAGGGCGCCGGCATGCTCGTCCTGGAACGGCTCTCCGACGCCCGACGCAACGGGCATCCGATCCTCGCGGTGATCCGCGGCTCGGCGGTCAACCAGGACGGCGCCAGCAACGGCCTCACCGCCCCCAACGGACCGTCCCAGCAACGCGTGATCCGGCAGGCCCTCGCCAACGCCCGCCTCGAAACCTCCGACGTGGACGCGGTCGAGGCGCACGGCACCGGCACCACCCTCGGCGACCCGATCGAAGCGCAGGCACTGCTGGCGACGTACGGGCAGGACCGGGTCGAGAATCGGCCGTTGTGGCTGGGCTCGGTCAAGTCGAACATCGGCCACACCCAGGCCGCGGCCGGCGTGGCCAGCGTCATCAAGATGATCCTCGCCATGCGGCACCGCCAACTGCCGCAGACCCTGCACGTCGACGAGCCCTCGCCGCACGTCGACTGGTCGGCCGGAAACATCACCCTGCTCACCGAGCCCCAACCCTGGCAACGCAACGGCCACCCCCGCCGCGCCGGGGTGTCCTCGTTCGGCATCAGCGGCACCAACGCACACATCATCCTCGAAGAACCACCCGCCGCCGATGAGGACGAGTCGCGGTCGGAGCAGGCCGGGCCACAGTCGGGATCCGCCGGCACGGAGTCCGATGGCATGGACTCCGACGGTCCTGAGCCGGTCGGCGCGCCGGCGCCGTGGCTGCTGTCCGCGAAGACCCCCGCCGCGCTCACCGAACTGGCCACCCGACTCGCCACCGTCGTCCCCGACCGCAACAGCGACGACGTCGCCCACACCCTCGCCCGGCGTGCCCAACACCCGCACCGCGCCGTGATCCTCGCCGACCACCACGACGCCCTGAACGCCCTCGCCGCCGGCGACCAACACCCGTCCCTGGTACGCGGCACCGCCCGACCCGCCGGGAAGATCGCCTTCCTCTGCACCGGCCAGGGCAGCCAACACCCCAACATGACCAACCACCACGACGACCCCGTCTTCATCGCCGCCCTGGACACCGTCTGCGCCGAGTTGGACAAGCACCTCGACCGGCCCTTGCGCCAGGTCATGTCCGACCCCGTGCTGATCAACGAAACCCGCTACACGCAGCCGGCCCTGTTCGCCCTACACATCGCCCAACACGCCCTGGTCACCAGCTGGGGAATCACCCCCGACTACCTCACCGGACACTCCATCGGCGAACTCTCCGCCGCCCACCTCGCCGGCATCCTCTCGCTGGCCGACGCCGCGCTGCTGGTCACCACCCGCGGACGACTCATGCAAACAGCCACCCCCGACGGCCTCATGACCGCCATCGAAGCCACCGAAACAGAACTCGCCCCCATGCTCGACCCAGACAAGGTCAGCATCGCCGGACTCAACTCCCCCACCAGCACCGTCATCTCCGGCGACCCCACCGCGGTCACCGCCATCGCCGACCACTGGACCAAACTCGGACGACGAACCAAGAAGCTCACCACCTCACACGCCTTCCACTCCCCCCACATGGACCCCATCCTGGCCGAATTCCAGGCCATCGCGGAAAGCGTCACCTACCACCCGGCCACACCCCGATCATCTCCAACCAGACCGGCGACGTAG